The genome window AACTTCCAGCGTTTCGCGGTTATAACGTTTTCCATGACATACCTCACATGGGACATAAACATCAGGGAGAAAATGCATTTCGATTTTGATAATACCATCGCCACGGCAAGCTTCACAGCGGCCACCTTTTACATTAAAACTAAAGCGGCCCTTCTTATAGCCACGCACCTTTGCTTCGTTGGTTTGTGCGAATACATCGCGGATATCGTCAAACACACTTGTATAGGTTGCTGGGTTTGATCTTGGCGTTCGGCCAATAGGTGATTGATCAATATCAATTACTTTCTCTATGTTCTCCAGCCCTTTAATAGCTTTATGTTTTCCAGGTTTATGTTTACCACGGTAAAGTTGTTTAGCAAGAGATTTATATAAAATTTCATTAACTAGAGTACTTTTTCCAGAGCCTGATACTCCGGTAACGACAGTCATTAAACCAATTGGGATTTTTACGGAAACATTCTTAAGATTATTTTCCGCAGCACCAACAATTTCTATTTTTCGTTTATCTGCTTTTCGTCGTTCTGCTGGTAATGCAATAAATTCTTTGCCAGCTAGATATCGACCAGTCAAGGAATTTGGATTGTTGATAACATTTTCTGGTGTATCACTTGCAATCACTTGGCCACCATGTTCTCCAGCCCCTGGGCCAATATCAATCAACCAGTCTGCTGCACGCATCGTATCTTCATCATGCTCGACTACGATTAATGTATTATCTAAATCACGCATATGCTGTAATGTTTCAATTAGCCGATCATTATCACGCTGATGAAGTCCTATTGATGGTTCATCAAGGACATAAAGGACACCAGTTAATGCTGAACCAATCTGTGTTGCTAAGCGTATCCGCTGTGCCTCTCCACCAGATAAGGTACCCGCAGTACGTGATAGCGTTAAATAATCAAGCCCAACATTTAATAAGAATTCCAGACGATTATCAATTTCCTTCAAAATCATTTTAGAAATTTGTTGTTCTTTTTCTGTTAGTTCAAGATGCTTAAAGAACTCCAATGATTCAGCAATTGAGTAATCTGTTACATTACTAATGTGAAAACCATTGATTAACACCGCTAAAGCTTCTTGTTTCAGACGATGGCCTTTACAGGTTTTACATGCGCTTTGCGCCATATATTTTTCTAATGTTTCACGAATAAATTCAGAAGATGTCTCGCGATAACGTCGTTTAACATTATTGATGACCCCTTCGAATAAAATATCGGTATCACGGATATTACCAAATTCATTTTCATAATAGAAATGAATTTTTTCTTTGCCACTACCATATAGAATAATATCAAGTTGTTCTTTCGGAATATCTTTAACTGGAATATCCATATCAATATTAAAATGATCACAAGCACTTTTCAGCAGCTGTGGGTAATACTGCGAGCTAATTGGTTCCCACGGCGCTATTGCACCGTCATTCAGTGTCCTTTCATAGTCAGGAATTACTAAATCAACATCAACCTCTAATTTAGTTCCCAATCCATCACATGTAGGACACGCTCCGAATGGACTGTTAAATGAAAATAATCGAGGTTCGAGCTCACCAATTGAAAAACCGCAAATTGGACATGCATGATTCTCACTGAAGGTCAATTCCTCTTCACCGATTACATCGACTATTATTGTTCCTTCCCCTAGACCAAGTGCCGTTTCGATTGAATCACTTAGACGTCCAGTAATTCCTTCTTTGACAACAATTCGATCGACAACAACTTCAATTGAATGCTTTTTATTCTTTTCCAGCTTGATTTCTTCGGTTACTTCCCGCATTTCTTTATCTACGCGAATTCGAACATATCCTTCTTGTTTCAGCTTTTCAAAGACTTTTACATGTTCGCCCTTACGTCCAGAAATAATTGGTGCTAGAATTTGAATCTTTGTCCGTTCGGGATATTCCAAAATACGATCGACCATTTGCTGTACCGTTTGCGAGCTAATTTCAATGCCGTGTTTTGGGCATGTTGGTCTCCCCACTCTTGCATACAGTAATCGTAAATAGTCATAGATTTCTGTCACCGTTCCAACAGTTGATCTTGGATTTTTACTTGTTGTTTTTTGGTCAATTGAAATTGCTGGCGATAATCCTTCGATTGAATCCACATCTGGCTTATCCATTTGTCCTAAAAATTGTCTTGCATAAGCAGATAGGGATTCAACATAACGCCGTTGCCCCTCTGCATAAATCGTATCAAAGGCGAGTGATGATTTTCCTGAACCAGATAGTCCAGTTACAACGACTAATTTGTTTTTAGGAATTGATAGATCAATATTTTTTAAATTATTTGCTCTTGCACCTAATATTTCAATTTTCTTCCTTGACATGCTATCATCACGCTCCCGCTTTCAATTCAAAGATAATATCACGAAGTTCTGCAGCCTTTTCAAAATCAAGCGACTTGGCGGCTTCCTTCATTTCCTTCTCCATTTGATTGATTACTTTTTCTTTTTCTTTCTTCGATAGGTTCGTTAATTTCTTTGTAGGGCTTTCATATTCTGTTTGCTCTTCAGCCGCGATCGTCGCTTGAATAACATCACGAATTTCCTTCTTAATGGTTTTTGGTGTGATATGGTGTTTTTCATTATATGCCATTTGAATTTCCCGACGACGATTCGTTTCATCTATCGCCAACTGCATCGAATTCGTTATTTTATCTGCATACATAATTACTCTACCATTCTCATTCCGTGCTGCACGTCCCATCGTTTGAATAAGGGAGCGTTCCGAACGTAAGAACCCTTCTTTATCAGCATCAAGAATAGCAACAAGAGATACTTCTGGGATGTCTAAACCTTCCCGCAGTAAGTTTATTCCAATTAAGACATCGTATTTCCCTACTCGTAAATCACGGATGACTTCAATTCGCTCCAATGTTTTAATCTCTGAATGCAAGTAGGCAACCTTCATACCAAGCTCTTTTAAATAATCAGTCAAATCCTCTGACATCTTCTTCGTTAACGTCGTAACTAGAACACGCTCATTTTTATCGACTCGTTTATTGATTTCTCCTATTAAATTATCAATTTGTCCTTCAATAGGGCGGATTTCAATTTCAGGATCTAATAATCCAGTTGGACGAATAATTTGTTCTGTCATTTCCGGAGTATGCTCCAGCTCATATGGACCAGGTGTCGCTGAAACAAATACAAATTGTTTCGCTTTTGCCTCAAACTCTTCAAATTTTAATGGCCGATTATCAAGTGCAGAGGGAAGTCTAAATCCATGGTCAACCAGAACTTGTTT of Oceanobacillus zhaokaii contains these proteins:
- the uvrA gene encoding excinuclease ABC subunit UvrA, which gives rise to MSRKKIEILGARANNLKNIDLSIPKNKLVVVTGLSGSGKSSLAFDTIYAEGQRRYVESLSAYARQFLGQMDKPDVDSIEGLSPAISIDQKTTSKNPRSTVGTVTEIYDYLRLLYARVGRPTCPKHGIEISSQTVQQMVDRILEYPERTKIQILAPIISGRKGEHVKVFEKLKQEGYVRIRVDKEMREVTEEIKLEKNKKHSIEVVVDRIVVKEGITGRLSDSIETALGLGEGTIIVDVIGEEELTFSENHACPICGFSIGELEPRLFSFNSPFGACPTCDGLGTKLEVDVDLVIPDYERTLNDGAIAPWEPISSQYYPQLLKSACDHFNIDMDIPVKDIPKEQLDIILYGSGKEKIHFYYENEFGNIRDTDILFEGVINNVKRRYRETSSEFIRETLEKYMAQSACKTCKGHRLKQEALAVLINGFHISNVTDYSIAESLEFFKHLELTEKEQQISKMILKEIDNRLEFLLNVGLDYLTLSRTAGTLSGGEAQRIRLATQIGSALTGVLYVLDEPSIGLHQRDNDRLIETLQHMRDLDNTLIVVEHDEDTMRAADWLIDIGPGAGEHGGQVIASDTPENVINNPNSLTGRYLAGKEFIALPAERRKADKRKIEIVGAAENNLKNVSVKIPIGLMTVVTGVSGSGKSTLVNEILYKSLAKQLYRGKHKPGKHKAIKGLENIEKVIDIDQSPIGRTPRSNPATYTSVFDDIRDVFAQTNEAKVRGYKKGRFSFNVKGGRCEACRGDGIIKIEMHFLPDVYVPCEVCHGKRYNRETLEVKYKGKSIADILDMRIEDSVEFFAPIPKIKRKLETLNDVGLGYVTLGQPATSLSGGEAQRVKLASELHKRSNGKTVYILDEPTTGLHVDDIKRLLVVLKRLVDNGDTVVIIEHNLDVIKTADHIIDLGPEGGDRGGTIVATGTPEEIAEATDVSYTGRYLKEVLERDRQRMEELIETKEKISTK